In the genome of Botrytis cinerea B05.10 chromosome 13, complete sequence, one region contains:
- the Bccyb5 gene encoding Bccyb5: MSESKEYTYAEAAEHKTKKDLFMVIHDKVYDTSAFVDEHPGGEEVLLDVGGQDATEAFEDVGHSDEAREILDGLLVGTLKRMPGDPAPKAPAATASPSSSQGEAGMGVGLYAIILIGGLAAFGAYKYMLTQEGAIPVQA, from the exons ATGTCGGAATCAAAGGAATATACATATGCTGAGGCCGCCGAACATAAGACCAAGAAGGATTTGTTTATGGTTATTCATGACAAGGTTTACGATACTTCCGCTTTTGTTGATGAACATCC tggtggagaagaagtCCTCCTTGATGTTGGCGGACAAGACGCAACTGAAGCATTCGAGGATGTTGGACACAGTGACGAGGCAAGAGAAATCCTTGATGGTTTACTTGTTGGTACTTTGAAACGCATG CCAGGCGACCCAGCCCCAAAAGCTCCAGCAGCAACTGCCTCTCCATCTAGCTCCCAAGGCGAAGCCGGTATGGGTGTCGGTCTCTACGCTATCATTCTCATTGGTGGACTTGCAGCCTTCGGTGCTTACAAGTACATGTTGACCCAAGAGGGTGCCATTCCAGTTCAAGCTTAA
- the Bccap1 gene encoding Bccap1, translating into MSSQIETVSAFVEGAPPGELADVIADIKALTIDTPNLVSELGPAFEKYNEEQFATVKLPGSSQNVIISSYNSLGDGRYYDIETSSSFLFDHTTQKASAVQSYVLEGSQADLVKSILKSLGPHVAEHFPNASYGAFPIEDDSKIAILVVANKYSPNNFWNGRWRSLYIYETLNSSLTGSIKVDVHYYEDGNVRLLTTKPISATALSSASSIVREIAGAEKKYQEEINKGFNSLSEGAFKGLRRQLPITRQKIEWDKIAGYRLGQDIGGGSSRR; encoded by the exons ATGTCCTCACAAATAGAGACCGTCTCTGCCTTTGTAGAAGGAGCTCCACCAGGAGAG CTCGCAGATGTCATAGCTG ATATCAAGGCTTTGACCATCGACACACCAAATCTTGTCTCGGAACTCGGTCCTGCATTCGAGAAATATAACGAGGAACAATTTGCTACAGTCAAACTTCCCGGAAGCAGTCAAAAT GTTATAATTAGTTCGTATAATTCTCTGGGGGATGGAAGATACTACGATATCGAGACTTCATCtagttttcttttcgatCACACTACGCAG AAAGCGAGTGCGGTGCAAAGTTATGTCCTAGAGGGCAGTCAAGCAGATCTTGT TAAGTCGATCCTTAAGAGCTTGGGTCCGCATGTAGCAGAGCACTTTCCAAATGCATCATACGGCGCTTTTCCCATTGAAGACGATTCGAAGATCGCAATACTTGTTGTTGCTAATAAATACAGCCCAAACAACTTCTG GAACGGTCGCTGGCGCTCCCTTTATATCTATGAAACCTTGAATTCCTCTCTCACCGGCAGCATCAAGGTCGATGTTCACTACTacgaagatggaaatgttcGACTTCTTACTACCAAACCTATCTCGGCAACAGCGTTGTCATCAGCTAGCAGCATCGTACGAGAAATTGCCGGCgctgaaaagaaatatcagGAAGAGATCAATAAAGGGTTCAATAGCTTGAGCGAAGGAGCATTTAAGGGATTAAGAAGACAATTGCCCATTACCAGACAAAAGATTGAATGGGATAAGATCGCAGGTTACAGATTAGGACAAGATATTGGTGGTGGAAGTTCAAGAAGATAG